From Microlunatus capsulatus, a single genomic window includes:
- a CDS encoding class I SAM-dependent RNA methyltransferase: MSAPTPDLLGPVEVGPVAHGGHCVARLPLPGEPEGSGGGRVVFVRHALPGERVLLRVTDDSHAKFWRADAVEVLRASPDRVEPPCPVARPGLCGGCDFQHVDLAAQRRLKTAVVAEQLQRLAGIDWDGEVVGVDTPATADGLHWRTRMRYQVDDDGRAGLRAHRSHAVVPLPDGGCPIASTATPAVEGTTWPAGAELVAVAAADGPALLVDGRLREGRPAVVEQAADRRWEVAADGFWQVHPAAADTLVEAVLEGLAPRAGERAFDLYCGVGLFAGALAAAGCRVWGLEAGHQAVLAARRNLEEFGDRVRLRADRVERGLAKLPPRADLVVLDPPRSGAGKQVVAALLERRPRAVAYVACDPAALARDLATAARHGYEATSIRGFDLFPMTQHVECVAVLRPAG, encoded by the coding sequence ATGAGCGCCCCGACCCCCGACCTGCTGGGACCCGTCGAGGTCGGTCCCGTCGCCCACGGCGGGCACTGCGTGGCCCGGCTGCCGCTGCCCGGGGAGCCCGAGGGCTCCGGCGGCGGCCGCGTCGTCTTCGTCCGGCACGCGCTGCCGGGGGAGCGGGTGCTGCTGCGGGTGACCGACGACAGCCACGCGAAGTTCTGGCGAGCCGACGCCGTCGAGGTGCTCCGGGCCAGCCCGGACCGGGTGGAGCCGCCCTGCCCGGTGGCCCGGCCGGGCCTGTGCGGCGGCTGCGACTTCCAGCACGTCGACCTGGCGGCCCAGCGGCGGCTCAAGACCGCCGTCGTCGCCGAGCAGCTGCAGCGCCTCGCCGGCATCGACTGGGACGGCGAGGTGGTCGGCGTCGACACCCCGGCCACGGCCGACGGTCTGCACTGGCGCACCCGGATGCGCTACCAGGTCGACGACGACGGCCGGGCCGGGCTGCGCGCCCACCGCTCGCACGCCGTCGTGCCGCTGCCCGACGGCGGCTGCCCCATCGCCTCCACCGCGACCCCCGCCGTCGAGGGGACGACGTGGCCGGCCGGCGCCGAGCTGGTCGCCGTGGCCGCCGCGGACGGGCCCGCCCTGCTGGTCGACGGCCGGCTCCGCGAGGGCCGCCCGGCCGTCGTCGAGCAGGCGGCCGACCGGCGCTGGGAGGTCGCCGCCGACGGCTTCTGGCAGGTGCACCCCGCCGCCGCCGACACCCTGGTCGAGGCCGTCTTGGAGGGCCTGGCCCCCCGCGCCGGGGAGCGGGCCTTCGACCTCTACTGCGGGGTCGGCCTGTTCGCCGGCGCCCTGGCCGCCGCCGGCTGCCGGGTCTGGGGCCTCGAGGCCGGCCACCAGGCCGTGCTGGCCGCCCGTCGCAACCTCGAGGAGTTCGGCGACCGCGTGCGGCTGCGGGCGGACCGGGTCGAGCGCGGGCTGGCGAAGTTGCCGCCGCGGGCCGACCTCGTCGTCCTGGACCCGCCGCGCAGCGGGGCCGGCAAGCAGGTGGTGGCCGCGCTGCTGGAGCGCCGGCCGCGCGCGGTGGCCTACGTCGCCTGCGACCCGGCCGCGCTGGCGCGGGACCTCGCCACCGCGGCCCGGCACGGCTACGAGGCCACCAGCATCCGGGGCTTCGACCTGTTCCCGATGACCCAGCACGTGGAGTGCGTGGCGGTCCTGCGACCCGCGGGCTAG
- a CDS encoding glutathionylspermidine synthase family protein — MERRPSGVVRENWPEVVTDEGLTYWQTLLPDGSTRSYWSESAHYAFSAAEVDQMHADLKTLMDMFVTAGDFILAHPELMDRMGIPAFARLEIARSWDRRDAEGEPVDWGSVYGRIDAVYGGNRFLDLTTTDAQDAVDEALGRIRLYEFNADTPTSLLETAIVQWSWFESTKQGEDQWNGVFEMLVDAWRRNLAHAERELGRKPVVYFACTWYDNLLPEFVDAVPEDQRAEIRVEDCSYEDLQNLRVMQETCRQAGYETQWLYVEQIHLGADGRFYDGRFPDGEQRHLDVVFKLHAWEHICAEPFGEAVFEDMAKPGGTIWVEPPYKMLWSNKGLLPVLWQLFGRDAERSKLLIPAWFDGEQPDGLTSYVRKPLLGREGANVTVVVDGETVLSTPGPYGDQPCVVQAYAPPPDFVGFEGDNYPTLGLWYVDGEPAGLDVRESSTVVVDNLSVFVPHVIRG; from the coding sequence ATGGAGCGTCGTCCCAGCGGCGTCGTCCGCGAGAACTGGCCCGAGGTCGTCACCGACGAGGGCCTCACCTACTGGCAGACCCTGCTGCCCGACGGCAGCACCCGCTCGTACTGGAGCGAGAGCGCGCACTACGCCTTCAGCGCCGCCGAGGTCGACCAGATGCACGCCGACCTGAAGACGCTGATGGACATGTTCGTCACGGCCGGGGACTTCATCCTGGCCCACCCCGAGCTGATGGACCGGATGGGCATCCCGGCGTTCGCCCGGCTGGAGATCGCCCGCAGCTGGGACCGCCGCGACGCCGAGGGCGAGCCGGTCGACTGGGGCAGCGTCTACGGCCGCATCGACGCCGTGTACGGCGGCAACCGCTTCCTGGACCTGACCACCACCGACGCCCAGGACGCCGTCGACGAGGCGCTCGGCCGGATCCGGCTCTACGAGTTCAACGCGGACACCCCGACGTCGCTGCTGGAGACCGCGATCGTCCAGTGGAGCTGGTTCGAGTCGACGAAGCAGGGCGAGGACCAGTGGAACGGCGTCTTCGAGATGCTGGTGGACGCGTGGAGGCGCAACCTCGCCCACGCCGAGCGCGAGCTGGGCCGCAAGCCCGTCGTCTACTTCGCCTGCACCTGGTACGACAACCTGCTGCCCGAGTTCGTCGACGCCGTGCCGGAGGACCAGCGGGCCGAGATCCGCGTCGAGGACTGCTCCTACGAGGACCTGCAGAACCTGCGCGTCATGCAGGAGACCTGCCGCCAGGCGGGTTATGAGACCCAGTGGCTCTACGTCGAGCAGATCCACCTCGGCGCCGACGGCCGGTTCTACGACGGCCGCTTCCCCGATGGCGAGCAGCGCCACCTCGACGTCGTGTTCAAGCTGCACGCCTGGGAGCACATCTGCGCCGAGCCGTTCGGCGAGGCCGTCTTCGAGGACATGGCGAAGCCGGGCGGCACGATCTGGGTCGAGCCGCCCTACAAGATGCTGTGGTCGAACAAGGGCCTGCTGCCGGTGCTGTGGCAGCTGTTCGGCCGCGACGCCGAGCGCAGCAAGCTGCTGATCCCGGCGTGGTTCGACGGCGAGCAGCCCGACGGCCTGACCAGCTACGTCCGCAAGCCGCTGCTGGGCCGCGAGGGCGCCAACGTCACCGTCGTCGTCGACGGCGAGACGGTGCTGAGCACCCCCGGCCCCTACGGCGACCAGCCCTGCGTCGTCCAGGCCTACGCCCCGCCGCCGGACTTCGTCGGCTTCGAGGGCGACAACTACCCGACGCTGGGGCTCTGGTACGTCGACGGCGAGCCGGCCGGCCTCGACGTCCGGGAGAGCTCGACCGTCGTGGTCGACAACCTCAGCGTGTTCGTGCCGCACGTCATCCGGGGCTGA
- a CDS encoding DUF350 domain-containing protein — MLDYLQGVLANSPPAAASLLLTLAAGGVLWFVQNLLTRFDDHQVLFRDGNVAYLLQRTALLLGFGVAALPTATRGPDDLPWSRLVGEASELVWVVAAFLAVRYVVGFVLVQRVADDEELLGGNVALGVVEAGFYLGFGFILNGSLTGASPTVALGLASTVVFGVLGLALVVGVFWLHEAVTPWSIREQVRAGGLTAAFEAAGVLVAVGVVVREGVAGDFTGWAIGFEAFTVTAVVAVATLYLFRWLANRLLLRGLTIGTVQREHRVVASAFSAVVMVVVAVLVAAVVRTQL; from the coding sequence GTGCTCGACTACCTGCAAGGCGTCCTGGCCAACTCGCCCCCGGCGGCGGCCAGCCTGCTGCTGACCCTGGCGGCCGGCGGGGTGCTCTGGTTCGTCCAGAACCTGCTGACCCGCTTCGACGACCACCAGGTGCTGTTCCGCGACGGCAACGTCGCCTACCTCCTGCAGCGCACCGCCCTGCTGCTGGGCTTCGGCGTGGCCGCGCTGCCGACGGCGACCCGGGGCCCCGACGACCTGCCCTGGTCGCGGCTCGTCGGCGAGGCCTCCGAGCTGGTGTGGGTCGTCGCCGCCTTCCTGGCCGTCCGCTACGTCGTCGGCTTCGTGCTGGTGCAGCGGGTGGCCGACGACGAGGAGCTGCTGGGCGGCAACGTCGCCCTCGGCGTCGTCGAGGCCGGCTTCTACCTGGGCTTCGGCTTCATCCTCAACGGCTCGCTGACCGGGGCGTCCCCGACGGTGGCGCTGGGGCTGGCCAGCACCGTGGTCTTCGGGGTCCTGGGGCTGGCGCTGGTGGTCGGGGTGTTCTGGCTGCACGAGGCGGTGACGCCGTGGAGCATCCGCGAGCAGGTCCGGGCGGGCGGGCTGACGGCGGCGTTCGAGGCGGCCGGCGTGCTGGTCGCGGTGGGCGTCGTCGTCCGCGAGGGCGTGGCGGGCGACTTCACCGGCTGGGCGATCGGCTTCGAGGCCTTCACCGTCACCGCCGTCGTCGCCGTGGCCACGCTGTACCTGTTCCGCTGGCTGGCCAACCGGCTGCTGCTGCGCGGGCTCACCATCGGCACCGTGCAGCGCGAGCACCGGGTGGTCGCGTCGGCGTTCAGCGCCGTCGTCATGGTGGTCGTCGCCGTGCTCGTCGCCGCTGTGGTCCGCACCCAGCTCTGA
- a CDS encoding S9 family peptidase, producing the protein MKPSDLPLLRTVSPPTLSPDGGTAVVAVTRPDLRADATVGQLWAVPTDGSAPPRRLTRGFRDTAPQLSPDGALLAFLRAGPGAPAQLHVVRAAGGEPVPLTDAPLGVTQFDWSPDGARLVFLARVPEPGRYGTVEDLPPGAEPARRLTTTRYLANGVGWVTDRRAHAFLVDVPDVDAEPPVAAAPSAEDPHPEPRPAVPTPVRLTTEDADHDHPRFGADARTVTVVVTEHDGTSPALRRALRRLTLGPDGTVSEVTTPTGPADGLYVGDARERADGTCVVLAQELGPDAVDFVGRGTALHVLTGDGPPRRLTDPATEDLSGSPLVLDGDAVLVTRLERGTVQLLRVHPDDRTERLTDGPVEVEGVAAAGGVVVVALADPGSAGDVAVVEPDGLRRLTDFSAPLRERGVVTPEEVLVPTRDGQQVHGWVLVPPGPGPHPTLLLIHGGPHAQYTGSLFDEAQVYAAAGYGVVMGNPRGAAGYGEEFARAIAGRMGTVDLADALDLLDGALAGHPTLDPERVGVLGGSYGGYLTAWVTAHDHRFAGAVVERGFLDPELFIGTSDIGTYFAQQYTGADPEQRRRQSPQALVHQVRTPTLVVHSEDDLRCPLSQAQRYHLGLVEAGVPTELLVFPGEDHELSRSGRPRHRLQRFEAILDWWARHLPTGV; encoded by the coding sequence GTGAAGCCGAGCGACCTCCCCCTGCTGCGCACCGTCTCCCCGCCCACCCTGAGCCCCGACGGCGGGACGGCCGTCGTGGCCGTCACCCGGCCCGACCTGCGGGCCGACGCCACCGTCGGCCAGCTCTGGGCCGTCCCGACCGACGGCTCGGCCCCGCCCCGGCGGCTGACCCGCGGGTTCCGCGACACCGCCCCGCAGCTCTCCCCCGACGGCGCCCTGCTGGCCTTCCTCCGCGCCGGCCCGGGCGCGCCCGCCCAGCTGCACGTCGTCCGCGCGGCCGGTGGCGAGCCGGTGCCGCTCACCGACGCACCGCTCGGCGTCACCCAGTTCGACTGGTCGCCCGACGGCGCCCGCCTCGTCTTCCTCGCCCGGGTGCCCGAGCCCGGCCGCTACGGGACGGTCGAGGACCTGCCGCCCGGCGCCGAGCCGGCGCGGCGGCTCACCACCACCCGCTACCTGGCCAACGGCGTCGGCTGGGTGACCGACCGGCGGGCGCACGCCTTCCTCGTCGACGTGCCCGACGTGGACGCCGAGCCGCCCGTCGCGGCCGCGCCCTCGGCGGAGGACCCGCACCCCGAGCCCCGGCCGGCCGTCCCGACGCCGGTCCGGCTGACCACCGAGGACGCCGACCACGACCACCCGCGCTTCGGCGCCGACGCCCGCACGGTCACCGTCGTGGTGACCGAGCACGACGGCACCAGCCCGGCCCTGCGGCGGGCCCTGCGCCGGCTGACCCTCGGCCCGGACGGCACGGTCTCCGAGGTCACCACGCCCACCGGACCGGCCGACGGCCTCTACGTCGGCGACGCCCGCGAGCGCGCCGACGGGACCTGCGTCGTGCTGGCCCAGGAGCTGGGCCCAGACGCGGTCGACTTCGTCGGCCGGGGCACCGCCCTGCACGTGCTGACCGGCGACGGCCCGCCCCGGCGGCTCACCGACCCGGCCACCGAGGACCTCAGCGGGTCCCCGCTGGTCCTCGACGGCGACGCGGTGCTGGTCACCCGGCTCGAGCGCGGCACCGTCCAGCTGCTGCGCGTGCACCCCGACGACCGGACCGAGCGGCTGACCGACGGACCCGTCGAGGTGGAGGGCGTCGCTGCCGCGGGAGGGGTCGTCGTCGTCGCCCTGGCCGACCCCGGGTCCGCCGGCGACGTCGCCGTCGTCGAGCCCGACGGACTGCGCCGGCTCACCGACTTCTCCGCCCCGCTGCGCGAGCGCGGCGTCGTCACGCCGGAGGAGGTGCTCGTGCCGACCCGCGACGGGCAGCAGGTGCACGGCTGGGTCCTGGTGCCGCCCGGCCCCGGCCCGCACCCGACGCTGCTGCTCATCCACGGCGGGCCGCACGCCCAGTACACCGGCTCGCTGTTCGACGAGGCCCAGGTCTACGCCGCCGCCGGTTACGGGGTCGTGATGGGCAACCCGCGCGGCGCCGCCGGCTACGGCGAGGAGTTCGCCCGCGCCATCGCCGGCCGGATGGGCACCGTCGACCTCGCCGACGCGCTCGACCTGCTGGACGGCGCGCTGGCCGGCCACCCGACGCTGGACCCGGAGCGGGTCGGCGTGCTGGGCGGCTCCTACGGCGGCTACCTGACGGCGTGGGTGACCGCGCACGACCACCGCTTCGCCGGCGCCGTCGTCGAGCGCGGCTTCCTCGACCCCGAGCTGTTCATCGGCACCTCCGACATCGGCACCTACTTCGCCCAGCAGTACACCGGCGCGGACCCCGAGCAGCGTCGCCGGCAGAGCCCGCAGGCGCTCGTCCACCAGGTCCGCACGCCGACGCTGGTGGTCCACTCCGAGGACGACCTGCGCTGCCCGCTCTCGCAGGCGCAGCGCTACCACCTCGGCCTGGTCGAGGCCGGCGTGCCGACCGAGCTGCTGGTCTTCCCCGGCGAGGACCACGAGCTGAGCCGCTCCGGCCGCCCCCGGCACCGCCTGCAGCGCTTCGAGGCGATCCTCGACTGGTGGGCCCGCCACCTCCCGACGGGCGTCTGA